The DNA segment AACTGCATTGTTCTTAACATGAATATTTGTTCTGAGTATTATGATTATTCTGAAAATCATGTAATATCTGCTTATAGTTTATGATATTTGAGTAGAATAATCTAAAAATTACATTGTTCCATGAAAAACGCAAAAGTCACTGTTTGGCCGAATTAGGCCAGAAAATCGGAGGTCAACATGTTGACGGACTTTGATTGACCTGCAACTTGGCAGGTCCATGTAAAACGGCCCAGTGAGCAATATTAATGACTAAAGCTCATGAAATACGTCGTTTTTGGGCATTCGGGATCGTTTAGATGGGTTTTTGGACGTTTTATTGATTTTCTGAAAAAATTTCAAAACTTTTTTGAGTTGTTTTAAATCAAGTATTGGTGGGATCGTTTCCTGTGGACTACAGGGTTAAAATACTAGTGATATAATATTTTTACACGTTGACGTAGGTCTTCTTCCATATCGGATAAACTCATTATGGATAATCACTAGGTTATACTAGTTGTTGATTACTTGTATTCACTCTCCATCTGAGTGTGCATGTTGGTTCAATGGAgctagtatatatatattgaatgttgatattcacttgacttaaattaacagtttactctccatctgagtatggaCTGTCTAAATTCATGGAGTGAATAATCTgtcattatatatgtatattgcaaGAATAGCCTATTTTTCATCGAAATTTGTTGTTCAAGGTGCATAGATTATATATATGTAGTGTGTTTTGAGTTTTAATATTCAAATAAACATGACTGATTTTGATCTATTTAATGAAATTGTCTACAAGATTAACAATGACTGCTTTCAATCCCCTTACTGCTATTCTTACTCAAAACAAACTTGAGGGTCTAAATTATGTTGATTGGAACGAAACTTGGACATTGTCCTAATTGTTGAAGAGTACAAATTTGTGCTCGATGAGGTGTGTCCAGAAAAACCTGGAGATGATGCTACAGATGATGAACAAAAGGCTTACCAGAAATGGGTCAAGGCTGATGAGATAGCGCGATGTTACATTCTGGCATCTATGTCAAATATTCTACAACATCAGCATCAGTCAATGGAGTCTACTTATGACATTCTGAAAAATCTCAAAGAAATGTTTGGAGATTAGAATCGTGCGGCTAAGCAGACTGCCATGAAATCTCTTCTGAATACCAAAATAGTTGAAGGTTCATCGGTTATGGACCATATTCTGAAGATGATGAGTCTTCTGAATGAACTGGAGGTCATTAGAGCTAACATTGACAAGGATACGCAGGTTGAAATGATCTTGCAGACTCTGCTTGACAGTTTTCAGCAATTTCGCCTAAATTATAACATGAACAAAATGGATTTGTCACTTGTGAAATTGCTGAATGAGTTGTAGTCGGCAGAGACTATTATCAAGCAACAAGCTCCTCCTGTGGCATTGAATTTTGAGGTTGGTTCTGTTTCTAAACCGAGAGGCGGTCAGAAGAAGAAAAATACTCAAAAATCCTCTGTTGGTGGCGCAACTGCTGGTGTGAAAAAGGCTAAGGGCAAGTGCTATCACTGCAAGCAGCCAGGGCATCATAAGAAGTAGTATCCGACTTATCTGGCCAAGCTGAAAATAAAACCAGGTGATTTACATCTACTTGTCATTGAAACTCTTTTAGCGGCTGTTTCTACCATGTCATGGTGTGTATATTCGGGAGCCACTAATCATGTCTGCGCTTATTTGCAGGGGTTTCAAATAACGCGGCTGCTAAGTAAAGGAGAAATCAATGTTTATCAAGCAGATGGTTTGTCAGTCCAGCTTTACCAATGGGAAACATTAGTATTTCGTTTGGTAGTGGTAGAGTTTTAGCTTTAAAAGACACATTATATGCACCTTCCATTAGGAGAAATTTAATTTCGGTTTCTAGCGCTATGAGAGATGGTTATGACATTAATTTTCATGATATTGATAAATGTATTATTACTCATGATAAACGTTATCTCTCTTCGGATACATTGATTAATGGCCTTTTTTTGTTGACTCTATTCCTAAACCGTTACAACCTAAAAAACTGAATTATATTGATTTACCAAGTAAGAGAAAACGTTCTTCTGAATTGAGTGAAACATATTTATGGCACTTgcgtttgggtcatataaatctaAACAGAATTTCAAGGTTGGTCAAGGATGGACCTTTAAGTTCATTGAAAGtggaggcactaccaacttgtgaatcttgtttagaagaaaaaaatgacAAAACGAAATTTCCCCTCAAAAGTAAATCGAGCAAGCGATAAATTAGAGTTAATTCattctgatttgtgtggtccaattaatgtccaagcaagaggtgattttgagtattttgtgaccTTCAtagatgattactcaaaatatggatatatttatttgttgcgtcgaaagtctgaatgttttaaaaagttcaaAGAATTTAAGACCGAGACAGAAAAATGGCATAATAAATATATCAAGACACTACGATCTGATCGTGGTGGGGAGTACCTCTTTGCGGATTTCATTGGTTATTTATCAATGTAGAATTACATCTCAATTATCTGCAGCtggaactccacaacaaaatggtggagctgaaagaagaaataacaCACTTATGGAAATGGTTAGATCAATGATGAGTTATTCCGATTTGCCTTCGTCCTTTTGGGGATATGCCTTAGAAACGACGAATTACGTTCTGAACTTAGTTCCTTCAAAGTTAGTACTTTGACCCCTACAGAATTATGGATTGGGCGCAAACCTAGTCTGCGGCATATTCGAGTTTGGGGTTGTCCGGCATATGTGCTGAAAGGGAAAACGGATAAATTGGAGGCAAAAACGGATGTATGCGTGTTTGTAGGTTATCCAAAAGGGAGGAAAGGTGGTTTATTCTATTGTCCTAAAGAGAAAAAGGTAATTGTTAGCACAAGTGCCAAGTTTCTTGAAGAGGActatttgatgaaccatgttcctagaagtaaactcgTTTTACGGGAACTTAGCAAAGGAATGGAAACTCAgtcatttgaaaaacaaaacgACCAGATCCAAACCCCGGAAGTCGATTTTGACATACCATTGCATTTTAGTAGTGGGAGAAATGTCAATAGACTTAATGTCCCGCAAGAACAAGTGCCCAAAGTCATACTACCACAAAGTAATGGGAGTCATGTTGAGCAGACTGCACAAGAGGAAGAAGTTGTTGATATCCCTGTAGATAGCACGGAGACTCAGATTCCTGATGATGATGTGGTTCAACCAACAATCAAAATGATGTAGTTGCAACTGATGTGGTGCGTAGTCGTAGTGGGATAGAAATAAGACATCTAGTTCGTTATAAGGAAAATTTTATCGTGCAAGACCAATCTTGatcctttattttccttttcataCAATATTTCTTGGTttgtttaaataatattttataaattGTTTCAAAACTATAATTATTCATGTGTTAATTTTCTTAATATTTActtaattaggattttaaaattaattttatttatcGAATATGTATTATTTGAACCATGTCAGAAATCTTAATATATAAAATTTTAATCCCTTTTACAAATTATTTCCTTAAGCAAatatttaaatttgatataaattgctattttttaataatttgttCTTCTTACATATAGATTTATTTATTAATTGACGCACTATACACGTGCGTACACTAAAACTAGTAGGAAATAAATATGTATATGGTAGCTATAAGAAATTAATAGCCACTAAACTATAGTAGTTTCTGAAAACGAGTTACCTACTGCCAAGTAGGGGTGGCAAATGGGCGGGTTGAGTTGAATTTGGGCGAGTCAAGATGGGTTAAGTCAATAAATGGGTCATTGCCCAATCCAGCCCAAAGTGTACTTGGGCTAAGATGAGCTGGGTCAAGATAGGCTAAACAATGGGTCATAACCCAACCCGCCCAACTTGACCTATGTTTTAGAACCATGCTCATCTTGCATAAAAAAAGTCTTTTACCTTAAAATGTGTAAGTCGAAAAAAttttgggggtggggtggggCGGGTGGGtgatgcagaaaaacgaaaaaaaaaacagaaaatagaaaattttaaaaaaaaagtgtaatttttttttgaaatacaaagaaaaagtaaagaaatattttgagggGAGGGGtggggtggtgcagaaaaaaaacagaaaattgaaaatacaaattttTTTAGGGAGGGGGGGGAGTGGTGCAGAAAAAAAACAGacaattgaaaataaaaaaaaagtaatttttttttgaagGGTGGTGGGGGTTAGTGGTGcaggaaaaaaaatagaaaactgaaaatacaaaaaaaaaagtaaaaaatttctttttgaaGGGAGGGGGTTTTGCGGGAGGGAGAAGGGTGGGCGGatggtgcagaaaaacaaaagaacataaaattaaaaatacaaataaaaaaaagtaaaattggggcaactaaataaatttctataTAAGTTGGGTTGAGATACCTTTTGTTTTGAATGAGTTTCATGGGTTGTATTTGGGCTGCTTAATGTGTCAGAATAAACTATAAAATATAATGGGTTAACTTGGACTCAGCCCAAATTGACCCATGAACTAAAATGTTTATAACCCAACCCATTAATCTCTGGACGGGTTGGGCGGGTTAGATGGgtttgggctcaaattgccacccCTACTCCTAAGTGTCAACCGCTTAAAACGGGCTGAAAACTTTTAGCTCAACTTCACTCAACGAGCGGGCTAGATTGGATAACGTTAATGGGCTTTACTGGGCCAGAGATAGTAATGAATAGCCATATCGAGATTGCCTGTCCAGCCCAGATATTAATAGACCCTCAGTACCAACGTccttcaaaatttcaaactcgCGCAAAAACTGAACCATTCCGGCAGTCTCCAGCAAAACAGTGAGCACTTCTTCTCACTAAACCTACCAAATGACGGAGCTGGAATTGGTAATCGCGTCGTCGCCGACCGATGCCGGTATCGGCTGTTGGGACCTCCATACTGGCGCCGAGCACCTTCGTTATCGGTCTTGCTCCTCCCCCTCCCACGGCCTTGTCTGTGTCGGCGGCCGCTTTCTCGCCTCCTCTCAACTCTGTGCTACCAAATCGTCGTCAGGCTCTATCCTTTACTGGTCCTGGAACAAGGTAAACAATAActcatttttaattttataaattcACACTATTAAAGTTCGAAGTTAAGCTGTTCGATGCATTGCTTGTTAGAAAACCTAGTTTTGGATTAAACTGTTATTTAGTGGCCATAATTGTGACTTTTTAGTAATTACATTTGTAGCCTCAAGTTGAAGTTAAAAGCTTTCCAGCGGAATCTATAAGTCCACTTGTTTGCAACAATGAGGGAACTTATATGGCCGGAGGAGGTGCATCCGGTGATATATACTTGTGGCAGGTTTATACTAAGTCGTGTTTTGGTCATATGTCCATTTATTAGCTCACTGTATCTGACAGTATCGATTAAATGTTTTATGTTTTGTTTATATTTTGTAGGTTGCGACTGGTAAACTACTTAAGAAGTGGCATGCTCACTATAGGGCAGTTACTTGCTTGAAATTCAATGATGATCAATCACTTCTGATTTCTGGTTCAGAGGATGGATCTGTTCGAGTTTGGTCTCTTATAATGTACTAGTATTTGCTTTCTATGATTTTCACTTTTCTAGTTTTTGTTTGATGATCTGAGGGCTAATCACTGGAATTTGGCTGAAATTAGGGTATTTGATGATTTGTTGAGGGAGAAAGCAAGACAGCCTTACGAGTATAGTTTCTCTGAGCATTCTTTGAAGGTGACTGATGTTGTGACTGGGTATGGCGGAGCTAATGCAATTGTTGTATCTGCTTCAGAAGATAGAACATGCAAGGTTCGCCTTGTCATTTTCCCAATTTATTGAACTTTTCCGGTATGACTGATGGTCAATCATGATGAATTGTGTCGATTGCCTCTACGACAAGTTCGCTATGTTTCAATTGGATGCTAAGGatgatttcatttttttttactaaTATAATATGTTCTATCATTTTTTTACTGGTTTTTCAGCGTGTTATTTGTCTAATCACCATAGTGACTGGCAACAATTAATTAGTTGGAACCAATGTACTGTATACCCTTGTTTGAGTCTCAATAGTCTTAGCTGTTCATTTGTCTTAGGTATGGAGCTTGTCGAGAGGAAAATTGTTGAGAAACATTGTGTTTCCATCAGTAATTGATGCTATTGCATTGGACCCTGGTGAAGATGTCTTCTATGCTGGTGGTAGAGATGGGAAAATATACATTGCTGCACTAAATGCTGTTGCTGACCCCAACAGTAATTACGGATTGCAT comes from the Nicotiana sylvestris chromosome 4, ASM39365v2, whole genome shotgun sequence genome and includes:
- the LOC104242675 gene encoding protein ROOT INITIATION DEFECTIVE 3 codes for the protein MTELELVIASSPTDAGIGCWDLHTGAEHLRYRSCSSPSHGLVCVGGRFLASSQLCATKSSSGSILYWSWNKPQVEVKSFPAESISPLVCNNEGTYMAGGGASGDIYLWQVATGKLLKKWHAHYRAVTCLKFNDDQSLLISGSEDGSVRVWSLIMVFDDLLREKARQPYEYSFSEHSLKVTDVVTGYGGANAIVVSASEDRTCKVWSLSRGKLLRNIVFPSVIDAIALDPGEDVFYAGGRDGKIYIAALNAVADPNSNYGLHILGFLSEQSKAITCLALTTDGVLLISGSEDGMVRVWNTKDHNIARIFRHAKGPVNNIVVVRQPSLLSPRGSVNSQGPSVKRHGVSLPPPLEKYANSADDNDYVAVIGPRVNPDRSVEASYISVQTLNNQILELQRQGSSAAAQMEIEKLKLDRSRSIQMIQQWEKKYQNLHEFCVTELLDGEPAGNTA